In the genome of Kitasatospora cathayae, one region contains:
- a CDS encoding VOC family protein, translating into MGWTFGEGSSEFGNYTQAYSGGKAVAAIVPPMPGSQAQSAWCLYLASPDAAATAERIRTNGGEVVMGPMQVGDFGTMVIARDPGGVAFGVWQSGAHEGFEKQGEPGAYSWAEIVTREPGKADSFFPAVFPYGTRKMDSEQIDYRMFLVGGRPVLGRTGAAGDVLPPEAPSYVSVYFAVDDTDAAIERLKEHGGTVYFGPVDSPFGRFAAVGDQQGAAFGLIDLGRRVGEQPSTVDV; encoded by the coding sequence CTGGGCTGGACCTTCGGCGAGGGCTCGTCGGAGTTCGGCAACTACACCCAGGCGTACTCGGGCGGGAAGGCGGTGGCCGCGATCGTGCCGCCGATGCCTGGGAGCCAGGCGCAGTCCGCCTGGTGCCTGTACCTGGCCTCGCCGGACGCCGCCGCCACCGCCGAGCGGATCCGGACCAACGGCGGCGAGGTGGTGATGGGGCCGATGCAGGTCGGCGATTTCGGCACCATGGTGATCGCCAGGGACCCGGGCGGGGTGGCGTTCGGCGTCTGGCAGAGCGGGGCCCACGAGGGCTTCGAGAAGCAGGGCGAGCCCGGTGCGTACAGCTGGGCCGAGATCGTCACCCGCGAGCCGGGCAAGGCCGACTCCTTCTTCCCGGCGGTGTTCCCGTACGGCACGCGGAAGATGGACTCCGAGCAGATCGACTACCGGATGTTCCTGGTCGGCGGCCGGCCGGTGCTGGGCCGGACGGGGGCGGCGGGCGACGTCCTGCCGCCGGAGGCGCCCTCGTACGTGAGCGTGTACTTCGCCGTGGACGACACCGACGCCGCGATCGAGCGGCTGAAGGAGCACGGCGGCACGGTCTACTTCGGGCCGGTGGACAGTCCGTTCGGGCGGTTCGCGGCGGTCGGCGACCAGCAGGGCGCGGCGTTCGGGCTGATCGACCTCGGCCGGAGGGTGGGCGAGCAGCCGTCGACCGTGGACGTCTGA
- a CDS encoding ArsR/SmtB family transcription factor: MPVDHRGSPLAAFAALLADPTRAAFCSALLDGRAWTAGELARAAGVAPSTASEHLSRLIAGGLLTEERQGRHRYVRLASPSVATLIEDLTVFAEAMGEATAPTDTRNSRPAPRNLREATRQSAEARARTCYDHLAGRLGVAVADALLARGLVTDHAGLAVTERGHDWLAAQAIELPPRTGRPGGRPVVRGCLDWTERRSHLGGALGAALCRTALDRAWVERIGSGRALRVTPDGCRALHELLGVEVS, encoded by the coding sequence ATGCCAGTGGACCACCGGGGCTCGCCGCTCGCCGCCTTCGCCGCGCTGCTCGCCGACCCCACCCGCGCCGCCTTCTGCTCCGCGCTGCTGGACGGCCGCGCCTGGACGGCGGGCGAACTGGCCCGCGCGGCGGGGGTCGCACCGTCCACGGCCAGCGAGCACCTGTCCCGGCTGATCGCGGGCGGGCTGCTGACGGAGGAACGGCAGGGGCGGCACCGGTACGTCCGGCTGGCCTCCCCCTCCGTCGCGACCCTGATCGAGGACCTCACCGTCTTCGCCGAGGCCATGGGCGAGGCGACCGCTCCTACCGACACCCGCAACAGCCGGCCGGCACCCCGCAACCTCCGCGAGGCCACCCGGCAGAGCGCCGAGGCCCGCGCCCGTACCTGCTACGACCACCTGGCCGGCCGCCTCGGCGTGGCCGTCGCCGACGCCCTGCTCGCCCGCGGCCTGGTCACCGACCACGCCGGGCTCGCCGTCACCGAGCGCGGCCACGACTGGCTCGCCGCACAGGCGATCGAACTGCCACCGCGCACCGGCCGCCCCGGCGGGCGCCCGGTGGTGCGCGGCTGCCTGGACTGGACGGAGCGCCGCAGCCACCTCGGCGGCGCGCTGGGCGCGGCGCTGTGCCGCACCGCGCTGGACCGCGCCTGGGTCGAGCGGATCGGTTCCGGCCGGGCCCTGCGGGTCACCCCGGACGGCTGCCGGGCGCTGCACGAGCTGCTCGGCGTCGAGGTGTCCTGA